In Calditrichia bacterium, one DNA window encodes the following:
- a CDS encoding NAD(P)/FAD-dependent oxidoreductase, which yields MQHQYDAIIVGGGPGGATTALYAERLGLNVLLLDKKQFPRDKICGDAISGKSILFLRELGLIEQLERSPQAFVDSILFSSPNNTHVKIKLVASAQNVSQGFVCRREVYDNILFQAAKEKVETREGFSVKDVLIENGQVYGVTGEDNEGKTHEITAKVVVGADGYNSILLRKLGMYDNDPEHMLVATRAYYTGVKGMTNAIELHYVESVNPGYFWIFPLENGMANVGIGMVVGELKRKNVKLRQAHLDAVNSPEFRDRFANAELIGDIVGWNLPAGSKRRKVHSDGVIFIGDAAGLIDPFTGEGIGNAMASAKIAAECISELVNSNASFDANSLQIYEERLWKRLGNELSTAYKLQRTARYKSLVNLVVKKASKNPKVSDWISGMIAGNISRRELLSPMTYLKLMFN from the coding sequence ATGCAGCATCAGTACGACGCAATTATTGTCGGTGGCGGTCCGGGAGGAGCGACAACCGCATTATACGCAGAGCGGTTGGGATTAAACGTTTTGCTTTTGGATAAAAAACAATTTCCGCGGGATAAAATTTGCGGAGATGCGATTTCCGGAAAAAGCATTTTATTCCTTCGCGAACTGGGATTAATTGAGCAACTCGAGCGTTCGCCACAGGCGTTTGTCGATTCCATTTTGTTCTCATCCCCAAATAATACACATGTGAAAATCAAATTGGTGGCATCGGCACAAAACGTTTCTCAGGGATTCGTTTGCCGCAGGGAAGTTTATGACAACATCCTTTTTCAGGCTGCCAAAGAAAAAGTCGAAACGCGTGAGGGTTTTTCGGTAAAAGATGTTTTGATCGAAAATGGTCAAGTTTACGGCGTAACCGGAGAAGATAATGAGGGAAAAACGCACGAAATCACCGCAAAAGTAGTGGTTGGCGCGGACGGTTACAACTCGATTCTTTTGCGAAAATTGGGAATGTATGACAACGATCCCGAACACATGCTGGTTGCAACCCGCGCCTATTATACCGGCGTAAAAGGCATGACTAACGCGATTGAATTGCACTACGTTGAATCCGTAAATCCCGGTTATTTCTGGATTTTCCCGTTGGAAAACGGGATGGCAAACGTGGGCATCGGAATGGTTGTTGGCGAATTAAAACGCAAAAATGTGAAACTGCGCCAGGCGCATTTGGATGCAGTGAACTCACCGGAATTTCGCGACCGTTTTGCGAATGCGGAATTGATTGGCGATATCGTTGGATGGAATTTACCGGCTGGCAGCAAACGCCGGAAAGTTCACAGCGATGGCGTCATTTTCATCGGCGATGCTGCCGGACTGATCGACCCGTTTACCGGCGAAGGCATCGGAAATGCGATGGCTTCTGCAAAAATTGCCGCAGAATGCATTTCTGAATTGGTGAACAGCAATGCTTCCTTCGATGCAAATTCGTTACAAATTTATGAGGAGCGTTTGTGGAAGCGATTGGGTAACGAACTCAGCACTGCATACAAATTACAACGCACCGCACGGTACAAATCTTTGGTGAATCTGGTGGTCAAAAAAGCCAGCAAAAATCCCAAGGTATCCGACTGGATTTCCGGAATGATTGCCGGAAACATCAGCCGCCGCGAGTTGCTCTCGCCGATGACGTATTTAAAATTGATGTTTAACTAA
- a CDS encoding PAS domain-containing protein: protein MSLPSLSPEAKLQIAMGIGNSTELDVLLSESLNAYLQQCGAVAGEVYFNKKSESQEFEFKRVYGFHRLGKKQALYDDSDLLNLPKNIDESVLSQFLATLPRVVEDPEGDFANLMALPDVGLLMLITPNEPMSEKVMRDLVPFNHKLADACLSCLQIRHHQKKNEQLKRHNKKLQSRNHELKKARERFIGIIDNFQQLTRSLRDWDKQFRKLYGEVQDIAFQVSTDGILQYISPAISNYTDYSANEIQGKLISELFFDIKEYHQLRADLKTRGQALNFEAHLKNKNKNMIYVNLNASAIYNARGDIESVEGAILDIFEWEITADEVNLAVFELERNFQKKEITPEIFQKEKAYRMHAETAMRKISRLNADLIAMIPQMLIGVDENDCITHWNEAAERVTGISHKKVIGQPLLRCGIRWNWDKLVKTISTCIEEERPIRLKHFNFTRPDDQNGWLDLSVRPIFDDKDKPSGIIILGSEIAD, encoded by the coding sequence ATGAGCCTGCCTTCACTATCCCCAGAGGCAAAATTGCAGATTGCAATGGGTATCGGTAATTCGACAGAGTTGGATGTGCTATTATCAGAAAGTTTGAACGCATATTTGCAACAATGTGGTGCAGTTGCCGGGGAAGTATATTTCAATAAAAAAAGTGAATCGCAGGAATTTGAATTTAAGCGGGTGTATGGCTTTCATCGGCTCGGCAAAAAACAGGCGCTTTACGATGATTCCGATTTGCTCAACCTTCCCAAAAATATTGATGAAAGCGTACTGTCACAATTTTTAGCAACGCTGCCACGAGTTGTCGAAGATCCGGAAGGCGATTTCGCAAATTTGATGGCGTTGCCTGATGTGGGATTGCTGATGTTAATTACGCCAAACGAACCGATGTCTGAAAAAGTAATGCGAGATTTGGTACCATTCAATCATAAACTAGCCGATGCATGTTTGTCCTGTCTGCAAATTCGCCATCACCAAAAGAAAAATGAGCAACTGAAGCGCCACAACAAAAAACTGCAATCGCGCAATCATGAGTTAAAAAAGGCACGGGAGCGGTTTATCGGTATCATTGATAATTTTCAGCAACTCACCAGATCGCTCCGGGATTGGGACAAACAATTCCGCAAATTGTATGGCGAAGTTCAGGATATCGCATTTCAAGTGAGCACAGATGGTATTTTGCAATATATCAGTCCGGCAATTTCAAATTACACGGATTATTCCGCCAACGAAATTCAGGGCAAACTTATCAGCGAGTTGTTTTTTGATATTAAGGAATACCATCAGTTGCGGGCTGACTTGAAAACGCGCGGACAGGCGTTAAATTTTGAGGCGCATCTGAAAAACAAAAACAAAAACATGATTTATGTGAACCTGAATGCCAGCGCCATTTACAACGCACGCGGTGATATTGAAAGCGTGGAAGGCGCCATACTCGATATTTTTGAATGGGAAATTACCGCAGACGAGGTGAACCTCGCAGTATTTGAGCTCGAACGCAATTTTCAGAAAAAGGAAATTACCCCGGAAATTTTCCAAAAAGAAAAAGCCTATCGCATGCATGCCGAAACAGCCATGCGGAAAATCAGCCGGTTGAATGCAGATTTGATAGCGATGATTCCGCAAATGCTGATCGGTGTGGACGAAAATGATTGCATCACCCATTGGAACGAAGCTGCAGAACGGGTGACCGGCATTTCGCACAAAAAGGTTATCGGGCAGCCGTTGCTGCGGTGCGGCATTCGCTGGAATTGGGATAAATTGGTGAAAACGATTTCAACCTGCATTGAAGAAGAACGCCCGATTCGGCTAAAGCATTTCAATTTCACTCGCCCGGACGATCAAAATGGCTGGCTCGATTTGTCCGTTCGCCCAATATTTGATGACAAAGATAAACCTTCCGGCATTATCATTCTTGGCAGCGAAATAGCCGATTAA
- a CDS encoding TIGR01777 family protein translates to MRIIITGATGFIGNYLCKLLLEHNYEIVVLTRNASKARKNFGSMVTCVEWDARTNNGWQEYAEGAYAIINLAGAGIADNLWTESYKKQILESRVSATKAVVMAIEAADEKPKVLLQGSATGIYASRGDEVLDESSAKGDSFLADVVDEWEAAAKSVEKMGVRVCYLRTGVVLGKDEGILKKLSLPFKLFVGGTPGSGKQWFSWIHIEDEVNIIFHLLKNDGAEGVYNLVSPDPLRMADFCQQMGSVINRPSWIPVPAFMLKLVMGQMAEETALVSQRILPRRLMENGFRFSYPSLKPALQDLLD, encoded by the coding sequence ATGCGAATTATTATCACCGGAGCAACTGGCTTTATCGGGAATTATTTGTGCAAATTATTATTGGAGCATAATTACGAAATTGTTGTGCTGACCCGCAATGCCAGCAAAGCACGGAAAAATTTTGGCAGCATGGTAACATGCGTCGAATGGGATGCGAGAACCAACAACGGCTGGCAGGAATATGCAGAGGGGGCATATGCCATCATCAATTTGGCAGGTGCTGGAATTGCCGATAATTTATGGACAGAAAGTTATAAAAAACAAATACTTGAAAGTCGCGTCAGCGCCACAAAAGCGGTGGTAATGGCAATAGAAGCTGCCGACGAAAAACCCAAAGTGCTGTTGCAAGGTTCCGCAACCGGCATTTACGCCAGTCGCGGCGACGAAGTGTTGGATGAAAGTTCTGCTAAAGGTGATAGTTTTTTGGCCGACGTTGTTGACGAGTGGGAGGCAGCCGCCAAATCCGTCGAAAAAATGGGTGTTCGGGTTTGCTATTTGAGAACCGGCGTTGTTCTCGGAAAAGACGAAGGCATTTTGAAAAAATTGTCGCTTCCGTTCAAATTGTTTGTAGGTGGCACGCCCGGTAGCGGGAAACAGTGGTTTTCATGGATTCACATCGAAGACGAAGTGAACATCATTTTTCATCTGCTCAAAAACGATGGCGCGGAGGGTGTTTACAACCTCGTTTCGCCCGACCCGCTGCGGATGGCCGATTTTTGTCAGCAGATGGGCAGCGTGATCAATCGCCCGTCGTGGATTCCGGTGCCGGCATTTATGCTGAAGCTGGTGATGGGGCAAATGGCGGAGGAAACCGCATTGGTGAGCCAACGCATTTTACCTCGCCGATTGATGGAAAACGGTTTTCGATTTTCCTATCCCAGCCTAAAACCCGCTTTGCAAGATTTGCTCGACTAA